The following proteins come from a genomic window of Paenibacillus sp. CAA11:
- a CDS encoding DUF6171 family protein, translating to MGTRSEARPCKGCERDITVTDQQISRMVDRMRLNFECVNEENYRVRLSACQSCSSLMEGHTCAVCGCIVQVRALLADQDCPNAQGSRWA from the coding sequence ATGGGAACGAGGTCTGAGGCTAGACCCTGTAAAGGATGCGAACGGGATATCACGGTAACGGATCAGCAAATTTCAAGAATGGTCGATAGAATGAGGTTGAATTTTGAATGCGTTAATGAAGAGAACTACCGGGTCCGCCTGTCCGCCTGTCAATCATGCTCTTCCTTGATGGAAGGGCATACTTGTGCTGTGTGCGGATGTATTGTGCAGGTTCGGGCGCTACTGGCAGATCAGGATTGTCCGAACGCTCAGGGGTCGAGATGGGCTTAA